A region of the Roseiflexus sp. RS-1 genome:
GCTGAAACTGCACGGATGCACCTCCAGGAGCAACTTGCCACCATCGAAGAGCAGCGCGAAGTCATTCGCTCAATGAGCGTTCCGCTGTTGCCGCTCACCCACACATCGGCGGTTGTGCCATTGATCGGCGCCATTGACAGCGCACGGCTTGCTATTCTGAGCAACCGGGTCTTGCAATCGGTCGCCGACAGGCGGTTTCGATACATTCTGTTCGATATCACCGGCGTGCCGCTTGTAGATGAGGAGGTTGCGCGGGGGTTGCTCAGCATCGTTCGCGCGCTCCGACTGCTTGGCGCCGAAGCAGTATTGGTCGGCATTCGCCCTGAAGTCGCTCAGGCACTCGCACCGCATGGCAATGCGCTCGCTGAGGTAACCACGTACAGCACGCTCGAACAGGGGATGATGAAGGTGCTCAACGGACACGCCAGGTAACCTGATGCCTGCCATCTGCGCCTGCGCCAGGCGATGCGCCACATCAGCATCCGCCACCCGACACCGTATCACTTGAGATACATCGAAATCCCCGGAACCTGCTTGAGGCGCTCGAAGTCCATTTCCCACAAACTCACAAAGCGCGCAAAATCAACCTGGCGATAATCACCAGCGTACCAGGCTTCGAGAAAGAAATTGTTCTGCGCGTCGGCGTAATAGCGGGAAATCGTGGCAGTGCGGTTCGCCTGGTTAATGAACTCGAGGAACCCGATGCGATCAAGCGCAGCGATTTCTTCACAACTGTAGATCGAGGTGAACAATACCCCCTCAGTAAACGCCTGCACTGCAATGTTGGGTTTGGTCGAATGGCGTGCCAGCACCATCTTGCCATCGGTGCTGACCTCGTACCCCAGGAACTGGAGATGATGACCGATCTGTGCCCGCGTTTGATCAAGGTTCGCTGATTGCATGAGCCACCTCCCCGGATGATGACTCCTGGTTACAAGACGGATCAACTCCCGCCGGATACCTGCCAGAAGAGGGCGGCTCAGATCACCGAACGGCGTGCAGGCAATTGCAGACATCACGACATCTTCGCGTGAGACTGACGGAGAAAGCGCCAATCGAAAGCGAACCTGGCTGACCTCTTGACTGGAGTATATCTTCAGGCATCAGGTCTGTCAATGGAATTGTTTGCCTGTTCTGTCACACTGTCGTTTGCCTGCAACGGGGAGGGGTTGTTCCGATAAGCCCCCGCATTCCATCTCCCGTTGCGGGCATCAGAACTCCGAACTCCCCTTCTTCCCGGCAGGAGCAGTTCACGCTGAGCGGAGCCGAAGCAGGGGCAGGCGGGACATGGGCAAGAGCACGTTTGCACACTCTTCCTCAACGCTCGCTCGCCAGGCCTCGCTCAGCAGACGAACGCCGACGGGCTGCCAGCCACCCGACGCTGCCGGCTGCCAGCGCCGCGCCAGCCCACACCATGCGTTGACGGCGCATATCCCCCAACACGACGTGCGCAGTGTTGTACCCGCTCGCGGCAAAGACGCCGCCGCCAGGATGCGTACTTGCGCCGGTCAGGTACAACCCGCGGATCGGCGTGCGGTACTTCGCCAGTTCCGGCAGCGGACGGAAGAAAAACATCTGGTCGAACGACATCTCAACATGCATCACATTACCGCGCAACAAGCCCAGGCGTCGCTCCAGGTCGAGCGGCGACTGGATGAAGCGGTCGATAATCTTGCCGCGCATATTCGGCGCGTGGCGGTAGAGCACTTCGAGAATGCTATCCGCCACTTCTTCGCGGATGTCGTCCCAGTGGCGCCCATCGGCAAGTTCATAAGGAAAGTACTGCGACCAGAGAAACACGGTATGCTTCCCCTCCGGCGCGACGGTCGGGTCGATGGCGGAGAAGGTCATACTGATGACCGCCGGCTCGCGCGACGGCAATCCGCGCTGGTAATCGGCAAAGGCGTTGCGCAGGTACTGAAGCGAAGGGCACAACATCTGCAACCCGTGATGGCTCCAGTGCGGCTTGCCGCCCGACGGTGCGCCGGGATAGTCGGGCAATGCTTCCGCAGCGCAACGCACCGTCATCCCAAACCCATTGCCGATGCGAATGTTCCGCACCCGCTCCGCCAGACCCGGCGGCAGATGGTCGGCGCCAACCAGGTCGAGCAGCGTGGTGATGACGTGCGCATTCGATACGACCAGCGGGGCGCTGATGCGCTCACCGCTCTGCAATTCGACCCCCTGCACACGGTTGTTCTGCACGAGGATCCGTTTCACCGGCGCATCGAGGCGCACCTCGCCGCCAGCCGCTATCAGCGAACGCGCCATCGCCTGCGTCAACATGCCACTCCCGCCCTTTGGATGCTTGGCGCCGCTAAGGTGCATCATGGCATACCAGCCAAAATGGTCGCCAGAACCGATCTCATCCGGCGGTGGACCGGACTGCGCGCCAAGCCACGCCATAAACGCGCGCATTGGCTCGCTCTCGAACTGCTCGATAATCAGTTGACCGTAGGACGTGAACAGACGCCGCACCGTTTCGAGCGTGCCATCCCACTTACCAGTCCTCAATTGAGCCTTGATCATGCTCCCGAATAACCCGGTCACCGTTGGCGGGTTGAGAAACGTCTCGAACACTGCCTCATTGATCGGACGCCAGAAGGCAAGGAAACGCCGGTACGCCTCAGCATCACGCGGCGATACGCTGGCGATCGACTCGCAGGTTTTATCCACATCACGGTAGAGCGCAATCGCACCGGAGCCATCGGGAACAGGGTAGAACGCAAACGGGTCCATATCGCAGTATTCAAGCCCGTAGCGTTCGAGCTCCAGGTCGCGAATGACCGGCGTCAGATGGATCATGATATGCGCCGACGATCCGACATCGATCTTGTAGCCGGGGATGACTTCTTCGGTGCAGACCGCACCGCCGACGATGGGGCGACGTTCGAGCACCAGCGTGCGCAACCCGGCGCGCTGGAGATACCCGGCGCAGGTCAGCCCGTTGTGCCCGCCGCCAACAATAATGGCGTCGTAGTCGTATTTCTGAGGCATGGTAATCTCCTCCGGATCATACAGGGCAGAAAACAGATCCGAATGTCGAGACTGAATGATATAGGCGCACGTCTCTTGCACCCCGACGCGAATTTCTGTATACTCAATCGCACTATTCGCCGGATAAACCGCGACCGTCGGCGAATGATCGCTCCCCCGTCATTGAGCAATCGACAGCACGTATACCCGGTGCAAAACTCGTCACCGTTCACATATGCACAACATACCGACGTCATGCCCACAATTACTCAGTATACAACAGAATACCGGCTGTCATACGAAAACGCCTAGTCCAATGGGAGGAAGCGATGGACGCACGACCCGCGCGCTGGCTGGAACGTCTGCCGTACGATTCGCCGCTTGCGTACCGGCAGGCGCTCGTCTTGCAGTATCTTGCGCTGTTCATTGCCGGTGGCGCGGTGGTCGGTATCGGTCTCGCGCCCTTCGCCAATCAAACCCTGGAAGGTTTGATCTCCGCTCTTGCGATCTACACCGTCGCACTGCTCGGCGTGCTGAGTGCGATCTGGCTCTTGCGCCGGGGATCTCTGCGCGCAGCCGGCATCACCATCGTGCTGGTCATTCTGGCTGTGACCGGCGCTGCTATGGCGCTTTACGGGAGGAGCCATATTCAGTTTACCCTGCCTACTCTGGCGATTCCGGTTGTGCTGGCGGGGATGCTTCTGGGGCGGCGGACGTTGTGGCTCACCGCCGCACTGGCTGTTGCCATCGTTGCAGTCACCTCGCTTGGCATGGTCTACGCTCCGCAATGGTTCGGAACATTGCGCGTACCTGAAGCGCATCCGCTGGTGTTCACTGCTGGCTTCGCCCTCGTCATTGTCATTTTAACTCTGATCCTCGACCGTTTTAGCGGTCTGTTGCGCCAGGCGCTCGAACAGGCGCACGCGCGCGAAGCGGAACTCGAAGCGTTGCGTGCATCGCTGGAGCGCACCGTGGCGGAGCGCACTGCTGTCCTCCAGCAGAAAGTCGATGAACTGCGCACAGCGCACGATACGGTGCGTATGCTCAGTGTTCCAGCTCTGCCGGTGTTGCCCGGCGTGCTGGTATTGCCGCTGATCGGCGCCTTCGATAGCCGCCGGATCGCCGATCTGCGCCATACCGCCCTGAACGCCGTTGAGCAACGCCGCGCAAAGTCGGTCATTTTCGATGTCACGGGCATTCCATCTATGGATACCCACACGGCGCAGGCGCTGTTGCAGACGGCGGCAGCGGTGCGTCTGCTTGGCGCCCAGCCGTGGCTGGTCGGGTTGCGGGCGGAAGTGGCGCAAACCAT
Encoded here:
- a CDS encoding phytoene desaturase family protein, whose product is MPQKYDYDAIIVGGGHNGLTCAGYLQRAGLRTLVLERRPIVGGAVCTEEVIPGYKIDVGSSAHIMIHLTPVIRDLELERYGLEYCDMDPFAFYPVPDGSGAIALYRDVDKTCESIASVSPRDAEAYRRFLAFWRPINEAVFETFLNPPTVTGLFGSMIKAQLRTGKWDGTLETVRRLFTSYGQLIIEQFESEPMRAFMAWLGAQSGPPPDEIGSGDHFGWYAMMHLSGAKHPKGGSGMLTQAMARSLIAAGGEVRLDAPVKRILVQNNRVQGVELQSGERISAPLVVSNAHVITTLLDLVGADHLPPGLAERVRNIRIGNGFGMTVRCAAEALPDYPGAPSGGKPHWSHHGLQMLCPSLQYLRNAFADYQRGLPSREPAVISMTFSAIDPTVAPEGKHTVFLWSQYFPYELADGRHWDDIREEVADSILEVLYRHAPNMRGKIIDRFIQSPLDLERRLGLLRGNVMHVEMSFDQMFFFRPLPELAKYRTPIRGLYLTGASTHPGGGVFAASGYNTAHVVLGDMRRQRMVWAGAALAAGSVGWLAARRRSSAERGLASER
- a CDS encoding STAS domain-containing protein, with amino-acid sequence MDARPARWLERLPYDSPLAYRQALVLQYLALFIAGGAVVGIGLAPFANQTLEGLISALAIYTVALLGVLSAIWLLRRGSLRAAGITIVLVILAVTGAAMALYGRSHIQFTLPTLAIPVVLAGMLLGRRTLWLTAALAVAIVAVTSLGMVYAPQWFGTLRVPEAHPLVFTAGFALVIVILTLILDRFSGLLRQALEQAHAREAELEALRASLERTVAERTAVLQQKVDELRTAHDTVRMLSVPALPVLPGVLVLPLIGAFDSRRIADLRHTALNAVEQRRAKSVIFDVTGIPSMDTHTAQALLQTAAAVRLLGAQPWLVGLRAEVAQTIVELGIDLRAFRISASLESAISTLAGHTDARQPTPRPHAPEPPLDGNGARQSN